From Daucus carota subsp. sativus chromosome 6, DH1 v3.0, whole genome shotgun sequence, the proteins below share one genomic window:
- the LOC108226067 gene encoding uncharacterized protein LOC108226067, translating to MPTTPIFSIISLLLIATLVPIEAVYYQVKNNGTGTPGGTRFDNEIGIPWSAHTLKHASKFIWRIFHQQNLDDRAKVDNITMIVEDSEYIAYEENNHIHVDTKYIANFVGDIKVEIKGVLYHETTHIWQWNGNGTAPSGLIEGVADYVRLKSGLAPPHWRKRGMGVNWDDGYDITAHFLEYCNGLRDGFVAELNGKMKSSYSEDYFVQLLGKNVNDLWMDYKAKYNTNS from the coding sequence ATGCCTACCACGCCAATATTCTCCATCATTTCATTACTCCTCATAGCCACTCTTGTGCCGATTGAAGCCGTCTACTACCAAGTCAAGAACAATGGCACAGGCACACCTGGCGGAACCCGATTCGACAACGAAATCGGGATCCCCTGGAGCGCTCACACCCTGAAGCACGCATCAAAGTTCATATGGAGAATTTTTCATCAACAGAATTTAGATGATAGAGCTAAGGTTGACAACATCACAATGATAGTAGAAGACAGTGAATATATCGCATATGAAGAAAATAATCATATTCACGTCGACACGAAATATATAGCCAACTTCGTTGGAGATATTAAGGTTGAGATCAAAGGAGTGTTGTATCATGAAACGACTCATATATGGCAGTGGAATGGGAATGGGACTGCTCCGAGTGGACTAATCGAAGGCGTGGCGGATTACGTGAGACTGAAGTCTGGGCTAGCGCCACCGCATTGGAGGAAAAGAGGGATGGGCGTGAATTGGGATGATGGATATGATATTACAGCGCATTTTCTCGAGTACTGCAATGGATTGCGAGATGGTTTCGTTGCTGAGCTCAATGGGAAGATGAAATCTAGTTATAGTGAGGACTATTTCGTGCAGCTTCTAGGGAAAAATGTGAATGATCTGTGGATGGACTACAAAGcaaaatataatactaatagctAA